A stretch of Geotrypetes seraphini chromosome 2, aGeoSer1.1, whole genome shotgun sequence DNA encodes these proteins:
- the LOC117355529 gene encoding LOW QUALITY PROTEIN: 60S ribosomal protein L13-like (The sequence of the model RefSeq protein was modified relative to this genomic sequence to represent the inferred CDS: inserted 2 bases in 1 codon): MAPSRNGMILKPHFHKDWQRRVATWFNQPARKIRRRKAWHVKAHLIAPRPVSGPIRPIVRCPTFRYHTKVRGGRGFSLEELKIAGIHKRTARTIGIAVDPRRRNKSTESLQANVQRXRLILFPRKASAPKKGDSSAEELKLATQLVGPVMPIRNVYKKEKARIITEEEKNFKAFASLRMARANARLFGIRAKRAKEAAEQDVEKKK, encoded by the exons ATGGCCCCCAGTCGAAATGGAATGATCTTGAAACCCCACTTCCATAAAGACTGGCAGAGACGAGTCGCTACCTGGTTCAACCAGCCTGCCCGAAAGATCCGCAGGCGGAAGGCATGGCACGTAAAGGCTCATCTGATTGCACCTCGACCGGTGTCGGGGCCCATCCGCCCAATAGTGAGGTGTCCCACTTTCAGATATCACACCAAAGTTCGTGGTGGCCGAGGATTTAGCTTGGAAGAATTGAAGATAGCTGGTATCCATAAGAGGACTGCACGGACAATTGGTATCGCAGTGGACCCCCGCCGGCGTAACAAGTCAACAGAATCTCTGCAGGCTAATGTACAGAG CAGACTTATCCTCTTCCCAAGGAAGGCCTCTGCTCCCAAGAAAGGCGACAGCTCTGCAGAAGAGTTGAAGCTGGCAACGCAGTTGGTGGGCCCCGTTATGCCCATCAGGAATGTCTACAAGAAGGAGAAAGCCCGCATAATCACAGAGGAAGAGAAGAACTTCAAGGCTTTTGCCAGCCTACGCATGGCTCGTGCAAATGCTCGTCTCTTTGGAATTAGGGCCAAGAGAGCCAAAGAGGCAGCTGAACAGGATGtggaaaaaaagaagtaa